A window of Mytilus edulis chromosome 10, xbMytEdul2.2, whole genome shotgun sequence contains these coding sequences:
- the LOC139492766 gene encoding inactive Rho GTPase-activating protein 11B-like, with product MRHINCIENIDNLRALIKQDLRELGIKLPKGKKLKKQSQYTKQHAQQENAESNGVFENLLAQVACVHIPNCGYVPRFLVDAAEIIKKNIDQEGLFRKSGAVSRIKELKEKIEKGEDLGSANIVDVTVLIKQFFKSLPEPLFTSTYHDAFIRCIQLPNKDDAYRALLLLCLLLPGEHISTIRYMMSLLKLISEHSDKNKMDATNLSVVLAPNFLYLNSKSEKMNSVEEKLLQFQTSVVEVLIRNAEEIGFISDSLYERTLLMTEVFGTDDELDASCEGLEESRDCKKKEKKRKRTG from the coding sequence ATGAGGCATATTAACTGCATAGAGAACATTGACAATTTAAGAGCACTAATAAAACAGGATTTACGAGAACTCGGCATAAAACTTCCAAAGGGAAAAAAGTTGAAAAAGCAGTCCCAATACACAAAACAACACGCTCAGCAGGAAAATGCTGAAAGTAATGGAGTATTTGAAAATTTACTTGCACAGGTTGCATGTGTCCACATACCAAACTGTGGATATGTGCCAAGATTTTTGGTAGATGCTGCAGAGATAATTAAAAAGAATATTGACCAAGAGGGTTTATTTAGAAAGTCTGGAGCTGTTAGCAGGATAAAGGAACTGAAAGAAAAGATAGAAAAGGGAGAAGATTTGGGTAGTGCTAATATTGTAGATGTGACAGTCCTTATAAAACAGTTCTTCAAAAGCTTGCCAGAACCTCTATTTACTAGCACCTACCATGATGCTTTTATACGGTGTATACAGCTACCCAACAAGGATGATGCTTACAGGGCTTTGTTATTGCTATGTCTTTTACTTCCTGGAGAACACATCAGTACAATACGATATATGATGAGCTTGCTCAAACTTATTTCAGAACACTCTGACAAAAATAAAATGGATGCTACAAATTTATCTGTTGTGTTAGCTCCAAACTTTCTCTATTTGAATAGTAAAAGTGAAAAGATGAACTCTGTGGAGGAGAAACTTCTTCAGTTTCAGACCTCTGTTGTTGAAGTGCTAATTCGTAATGCTGAAGAGATTGGTTTTATATCAGACAGTTTATATGAGCGTACCTTGCTAATGACTGAAGTATTTGGGACAGACGATGAGTTAGATGCTAGCTGTGAAGGTTTAGAGGAATCTCGAGATTGTAAAAAGAAagagaagaaaagaaaaagaactgGATAG